The Microvirga thermotolerans sequence TACATAGAACGCATTCTGCCCCACCGCCGCCGAGGCCGTGGACAGGGCGATCTCCTGCGAGACGCCATTCCTGTAGGTGCGTTGCAGGACGGCCACGACCGCCGGACCGCCCGGCGGCGGCAGGATCAATGCCTTTGAGGCAGGCACCTCGGTCATGGGGGTGGCGAAGCGAAGTTCGGATTGCGTCGAGCATCCCGCCAGCACCGCCGGAATCGCAATCGACAAAGCCTTGAACGCGCCGACAACCCTGCGGGCCGACCCGCGGGGGCCGTCGCGCCGGGGCCGGGCGTCCGGGACTGTCGAGGTGATGCCGATGTGAAACAACATGTCTATGGCGGGGCTGGCGTCGACCGTCAGCTGAGACGACCGCAACGAGAAAAAGGCTGCATGGCGGTCTCCCCTCACCTCGGCCGGATGAAATGCCTAACTAGACATGGCCAAACATGGTTAACGAAGGGTGAAACTTTCCTTAAAGACAGGTGCGATCCACGATTTCCGCCGTGGGTGAGCGCCCCAACGGAACCGCCACGGAACCGGCGTGGTCCGTGGCGGCAGATTGATGGGGAACTCGAAATTCGAATCGGCCCGCAAGGGGCCGACCGATCAGCGAAGGGAACGGACGATCTCGCAGAGCGCCTCCACGACGATCCGGCTGATCGCAGCTCCCTTCTCGGCCGATGCGAGGCTTGGGTCGCCGACCACTCCCGACCCTCCCGAAATCTCCGCCATGGTGCGGAAGAGGGAGCCGCGTCCTCCTCTGAGCAGGTCGGAATTCGCCCAGTCGTAGGTCATGACGTGGCTATGGCCGGGGATCCTGTCCTTGCGGACGGACGTCCCGTCGATGTGAAGCATCAGCGAGGTCTCGAACTCGCAGGCATGCCCGACGCCCCCGAACCCGCTCTCCTGCACCTTCGCCAGGGCGTCGGTCGCAATCCGCCACCAGGTCAGGAGGCCCACCCGGCAGTTCCGGTGGCGCGCGCCGAAGCTCTCCACGATGACCTGGCCGATGCCCTGATTGCCGCCATGGCTGTTGAAAAGGAGGATGTTCGTGAAGCCATGGGCGGCGACGGCGGAGAGGATGTCGGACACGTAGGCGAGCAGGGTCTGATGCTGCACCGTGAGCGTGCCGGGGAAGTCCATGTGATGCTCGGAGGCGCAGACCACGACCGGTGGCAGAATGAGCACGCTCTCGCCAAGCCTCCTGTCCAACTCCTCCAGAAAATGGCCTCCGATGCGCGCATCGGTATCGAGGGGCAGGTGCGGGCCATGCTGCTCGATGGCCGCGATGTTCATGACGACCGGGATCGTTCGATCGAGACGGCCGATCTCCTGCGACGTGAGCTTCTCCCATCTCATGGCCTTGCCGCCCAGAGTTCGATTTCCACGACGAAGTCCCTGAGAAGACCGGCCTGAACGGCGGTCCTGACCGGGAGAGGCCGAGGCATCATCTCGGCATAGACCTCGTTGAAGGCGGGCCAGTCGTCCAGGTCCTTCAGGTAGACATTGACCTTGAACACGTCTGCGAGACCGCAGCCGGCATGGCGCAGCTGTTCCGCGCAGTTCTCGATGGTTGCTCGCGCCTGTGCGCGAATGTCCGTCCCGACGGTCCTGCCATCGGGGCCGGTCGCCGCCTGACCCGAGATCACGACGATCCGGCCGGGGGCGACCTCGATGACGGGAGAGTAGGGGCCGTGCCCCGGGGGCTGCGGCGCCGGAACGGTCCGCTTGACGGTCTCGGGCGCGGGGATCGTGCGGCCCATGGGATTCGGAAGGTATCCCAGGAAGCCGGCGATGCGCCACCGGCCTTCGACCTGCCTGCAGAAGTACTGCGTCTGCCAGCGCAGGGTTACGCTCTCGCCGTCGTCCAGGCGGATGGTGCCGTCGAACTTCTTTCGGGCCAGCGCGAAATCGCCCAGGATCTCGATGTCCCGCAGGCTGGTGAGATCGAAGATGGACCTGCGCAGCTTCTCGTCAGGGATCCGGCCCTTCAACTCCTTCGCTCCCGCGAGCCAGGCCTCCCTGTAGCGGGCGATGTCCGCATAGGTCACGCGCCAGCTGTCTGGGTTGTCGGAGAAGCGGGCATCGATTCCGAAGAAGACATCCGCAGCGAAATCCCGGAAATGCGCGTCCCAGTCTCCGGCGACGAACGCCTCGATGTCGCGGCGGACCAGCATCTCCCAGATGGCATGGCGGGCCGTGTCGGCGGGGGAAAAAGGATTCGTGTCGCTCATGATGCGTCGCCTATCGAATCGTCCGCTCGGAGACCTTGAACCGGCGGATCGCCTCCTCGTCGAGCTCGATTCCGAGGCCCGGTCCGTCCGGAAGCCGGACATACGGCGGCTCGATGACGAGCGGGGTCTCGAGAAGATCGTGGGAGCGGATCATGCGGCCGAAGATGTCGCTCGGCCAGACGCAACTCGCCGCCGCGGCGCTCTGGTGCACATACATCGCCTCCAGAATGCCGAGATCCACCTCCGAGCCGTGCCAGCAGGGGAGGCCGGCCGTGGCGGCGAAGTCGGCGAGAGTCTTGAACTTGGCAAGGCCACCGTTGAAGTTGAAGCCGTCGACCGCGCCATGGGCGACGGCGTTGACCGCTTCGTAGGGGCGCTGTCCCTGGAAGACATAAGGCAGCGACACGTGCAGGGCGATCGGTATGGCGCTGAACTGGCGAAGATGCGCGTAATCCTGGATCATCCAGCGCTGGATCGGATCCTCGAGGAGAAGAACGTTTCCGATCTTCTCCAGGTCCCGGATGATCGGCCGGGCATTCCCCGCATTCTCCCAGCGCTGGTTCGGGTCGAAGATCACCTTCATCCCCGGCGCATGCTTCTTGATCTCCACGCACCAGGCGACGACGTCGTCCTCCAGGTCGCACTTGAACTTGATGCAGTCGAATCCCTGATCGTGATACTGCTTCACCCAGGGGCCGATCTCGTCCACGGTGCGATGGCTGGACCAGGCGCTGATCTTTACGCGGTCGCGGACGGCGCCTCCGAGGAGGCGATGCAGGGGAATGCCAAGCGATTTCGCATAGGCGTCCCAGATCGCGCATTCGAAGCCGTCATATTCCCTGCACAGGGCGATCGGGAGATCCTGCAGCGGCAGGTCCGCGATGCTCCGGCCGAGAAGCATCGCCGAGACGCTCTCGACGACCGACCAGTTGTGATCCCGGTAGAACTCGGACAGGCCGACCGTTCCGTCCTTCAGGGTCATTCGAAGGATGAGCTTCGGCAACTCGTCGAACTGCACGGACCAGGCCTTCTTGCCGCCGACCGGCAGCATGTGGAGCGGCTTGCTCAGGCTATCGGAGTTGATGACGCCCGGATGGGCGGGAACGATCACTTCTTCGTAGTCGAAGCGGACAATGGTTTTGGCGTTGGAATCCATGGTGCACCGGCGTGGAGGAGCGAGGCGAGCTTAAGTGGAAAAAAGTAGTTAAACAACGAATTTTGTCGTAAAGGACAGGGTGCGCGACCTGATATTTTTATTGTGCTACATTTCATAGGCATTGCGGGCGTGGAGGCGAGCGGATGAGTCGGATCATTGTGGTCACGGGGGGCGCGGGCGATATCGGCCGGGCCTTGTGCGCGCGATTTCTGAGAGACGGGCATCGCGTGGCGATTCTGGACAGGGATGCGGGCGCCTTGGATCGTGCCGTCGATGCGCTCGGGCCATCGGAGAACCTGCTCCCCGTCGTTGCGGACGTAACGGACGGAGTGTCCGTCCGAGGCGCCATCGCGCAGGTGGAGAAGACTCTCGGCCCCATCGGCGTTCTCGTGAACAACGCCGGCGGCGTCGTGAGTCCGACCTTGCGGACGACATCGGAGGACGCGTGGCTTTCCGACATCGAACTCAACCTCAATGGTGCATGGCGCTGCGCCAGTGCGGTCCAGGACGGCATGATCGCCAGACGCAGCGGGACGATTCTCAACATCTCCTCGGTCAATGGATTCGGCATCTACGGCTATCCCGCCTACAGCGCCGCCAAGGCAGGTCTCGCCCAGCTGACCCGCTTCCTGGCGGTGGAACTCGGCGCCTATGGCATTCGCGCCAACGCCATCGCCCCCGGAAGCGTCAAGACCCAGGCCTGGAAGGCCCGCGTCGAACAGAACCCCGAGATCTTCGAGCGTCTGAAACGCTGGTATCCCTTGGGCGACGTCTGTGTTCCCGAGGACATTGCCGGCGTCGCCGCCTTTCTGCTCGGCCCGGATGCACGCATGATCACCGGGGTCGTGCTTCCGGTCGATGGAGGACTCTCCGTGGGCTCGGCCACCATGGCACGGGAGTTCTGCGGCGCAGATTTTTAGAGCATCGGACGAGAATTCGAATTCTCGTCCGATGCTCCAGGCTTCTGATTGCGCGCATCTTTTCGGGCATAACCGGTTCCCGCTTATGCTCTCGATGCTTAGAGCATTTTCAGGAGAAGTGGGAACCGGTTCTCAGTCCGAAAATGCGGCAAACCAAGAGCTTCTGAGCGAAGTGCGATTCCATCGAAGCGCAAACCGCTCTAGTCGCCGATGGGTTGCGCTTCCGTGGGGCCGTGGAGCGCGAGGAGCGTCCGCCTGATCCGGTGGAGCCTGCGCGCCGATTCCGGTCGCGTCATGGCGCCGACGAGGGCCGACAGGCAGTCGATCACGAGCAGCTGGCCGTAGCGGGTGCGGTTGGGAAAATTGAAGTGGACCTCGTCCCCCGGGATCGCGAGAGGGAGGAGGAGCGTCGCCTTCCTCGCCAGCGGGCTCTCCGGCAACGTGACGGCGATGACGGCGGCGCCTCGGCTCGCGGCGGTGCCGGCGGCCTCCACGAGGGAGCTCGGCTTGCCCGTGACGGAGAAGATGAGGAAGGCATCGTCCTTCTCGGCAATGGCGGCGAGCATCTGCTGCTTGTAAGGATCGGCCGAAGCCGTCGCCGGCAGCCCGAACCGGAAGAGACGGTTCTCCATCTCCTGCGCCATGAGGGCCGAGCTGCCGCCGACTCCGAGGCAGACGATGCGGGAGGCGTGGGCAACCACCGTGGCGGCCTCGCTCAGCGCGTGCTCCTGAAGGCTCGCGAAGGCGGTGCTCAAGGCCTCCATTCCGGATTGGTAGACGCGCTGCGCGGTGGTCCCTGCGTCGCCGGATTGAACCTTTCGCTCGGCCTCGATGTACATGCGCCCGACGGCGAAGTCCTGCGCCAGACGCATCTTGAAATCGCTGAAACCGTCGCAGCCGAGCCGGCGGGCGAAGCGCATCACCGTCGGCTCGCTGACATTCGCCTGGGCGGCGAAGGCCTTGATGCTGGTCCGCGTGGTCGCTTCGATATCCTGCAGGACCAGGTCGGCGACCCGCCGCTCGGCCTTCTTCAGCGAGGGGGCGAGCTGCTCGATGGTCTCGATCAGGTTGGTGGGGCGGTTCATGGGGCCTTCGCAAGGGGCGCCTGGCGAAGCCGGACGCCGAGATAGGTTCTGTCGTCGGCCCAGGCCGATTCCGTCGAGCCCTTCGGGGATGGATAGAGGATGACCTTCGAAGGGTCTTCGCGCTCCGCCTCCGCGAAGGCCGTTTCCCAGGACGCGACGCCGAAGCCCTCGCCGAGCCGGAAATAGCCGTCGGAATAGATCTCGATCGTGTCGATCGTCTCGATGGGGAAGCTTTCGATGCGGATCAGGCTCTCCGGCACCGGGAAGCCGTCGAGGCAGGGATAGCCGAGGACGGTGGAGGCGTCATTCTGATACCGGCCCTGGGCATTGACGATCCCGCCGGTGACGAGGTGCTCGATCAACGGGGCGGGCACGTGCGGCAGGTCCCGCACATTCGCCTGGATGGCGCTTTGCTCGATCCGTGCCAGGTCCTCGGGGCCGAGCAGACCCTCGAAGGCATCCGCCGCCTGACGCGTCCCATGCCATGTGATGCGGCGGGAGAGCTGCTCCTGAACCATGCGATCCCGGACCTTCGCGCCGATCACGGGCCAGGCCTGGCGCCGCAGGGTCGACGTGATGAGGTCGAGATCCTTCTCCATCCGCAGGACGGTCGTGCCGTTCAGGCGTACGCCGCTGTCGCCCACGAGGATCACGTCGAGGGTCCGGTCCCTGACCAGGACGAGGGCGAGAGCCGCCGAGAGGCGCAGATTCCAGTCCTCTCGCACCTTCTCTCCCATGCCGTGGGCCATATAGGCCGCCTCGATGGCCCGGGTCAGCTCCCGGACGATAGCAGGTCCGTCGTGGGAAGGATCGGGCGCGCTCAGCATCCGCTCGAGCGCGCCCTGAACGATCAGAGCCGCATACTGGCCCGACAGCATGCCGTGATAGCGTGTCCCCAGGCGGTCCGTGACCCCGTCGATGACCGCATAGGCGCGGCCCGGCAGGATCACGAGACGATCCTCATTGGTGTGAGGCCTGGACGGGTCCTTGGCCTCGGAAAACGCCTCGATCAGCATGCTCGTACTGCCGCTGGGATCCCGGTTCCGGCCTCAGCGGTTCTGAAGGGCCGCCTTCCATTTGGCGATCCATTCGTTGCGGTGCTGAGCCACCTTCTTGATGTCGTAGTCGACCAGCTTGATCTCGCTGATCGGCTTCAGGCCGGCGCCGGTCACGTCCTTCCGCACGGAACGGCGTCCGATCTCGGACACGAGCTGCTCCTGAACGGGTTTCGACAGCAGCCAGTCGATGAACACCTTGCCGTTCTCGGCATGCGGCGCGCCCTTCACCAGCGCGACGCCGTCGGCCACCGTGGAGGAGCCGTCCGCCGGATAGACGATGGCCACGTTGCCGCCGCCCTTGACGTAATCGAGGGCGTTGTCCTCGAGGGTGAGGCCGACCTGAGCCTCGCCGTCGTTCACGTAACGGGGAACGGCGCCGGAGGAGTCCGACAGGTTCATGTTGGCGAGGATCTTGTTATAGACGTCCCATCCCTTGTCGCCATAGGCGATCAGGACGGTCGCGAGCTGCTGGAAGGAGGAACCGGAGGAATCCGCGCGCGCCGAGGAGATCTTGCCCTTCCACTTGGGGTCGCCGAGTTCGGCCCAGGTCTTGGGATACTCGTTGGGCTTCAGCTCCTTGTTGTTGACCGCCATGACGAGGAGGATGCCCGTGTAGGGGATCCACTCGGGGCTCACCTTGTAGGTCTGCAGGATGGCTGCGTCCTCCTTGGGGGTGTAGGTCTGCAGCAGGTCCTTGTTGTCCTCCAGCTGCTCTCCGCCGATGCTCCAGATCACGTCGGCCTTGGGCGCCGAGGACTCGGCCTTGACGCGCTTGATGATGTCGCCGGATCCGGCCTTCACCACGTCGACCTTGATCCCCGTTTCCTTCTCGAATTTCGGGACGAGCGCGTCGACGATGGAGGCCTTGTGGGCCGTGTAGACGACCACCGACTTGTCCTGA is a genomic window containing:
- a CDS encoding creatininase family protein; its protein translation is MRWEKLTSQEIGRLDRTIPVVMNIAAIEQHGPHLPLDTDARIGGHFLEELDRRLGESVLILPPVVVCASEHHMDFPGTLTVQHQTLLAYVSDILSAVAAHGFTNILLFNSHGGNQGIGQVIVESFGARHRNCRVGLLTWWRIATDALAKVQESGFGGVGHACEFETSLMLHIDGTSVRKDRIPGHSHVMTYDWANSDLLRGGRGSLFRTMAEISGGSGVVGDPSLASAEKGAAISRIVVEALCEIVRSLR
- a CDS encoding Rid family hydrolase; the protein is MSDTNPFSPADTARHAIWEMLVRRDIEAFVAGDWDAHFRDFAADVFFGIDARFSDNPDSWRVTYADIARYREAWLAGAKELKGRIPDEKLRRSIFDLTSLRDIEILGDFALARKKFDGTIRLDDGESVTLRWQTQYFCRQVEGRWRIAGFLGYLPNPMGRTIPAPETVKRTVPAPQPPGHGPYSPVIEVAPGRIVVISGQAATGPDGRTVGTDIRAQARATIENCAEQLRHAGCGLADVFKVNVYLKDLDDWPAFNEVYAEMMPRPLPVRTAVQAGLLRDFVVEIELWAARP
- a CDS encoding mandelate racemase/muconate lactonizing enzyme family protein, yielding MDSNAKTIVRFDYEEVIVPAHPGVINSDSLSKPLHMLPVGGKKAWSVQFDELPKLILRMTLKDGTVGLSEFYRDHNWSVVESVSAMLLGRSIADLPLQDLPIALCREYDGFECAIWDAYAKSLGIPLHRLLGGAVRDRVKISAWSSHRTVDEIGPWVKQYHDQGFDCIKFKCDLEDDVVAWCVEIKKHAPGMKVIFDPNQRWENAGNARPIIRDLEKIGNVLLLEDPIQRWMIQDYAHLRQFSAIPIALHVSLPYVFQGQRPYEAVNAVAHGAVDGFNFNGGLAKFKTLADFAATAGLPCWHGSEVDLGILEAMYVHQSAAAASCVWPSDIFGRMIRSHDLLETPLVIEPPYVRLPDGPGLGIELDEEAIRRFKVSERTIR
- a CDS encoding SDR family oxidoreductase is translated as MSRIIVVTGGAGDIGRALCARFLRDGHRVAILDRDAGALDRAVDALGPSENLLPVVADVTDGVSVRGAIAQVEKTLGPIGVLVNNAGGVVSPTLRTTSEDAWLSDIELNLNGAWRCASAVQDGMIARRSGTILNISSVNGFGIYGYPAYSAAKAGLAQLTRFLAVELGAYGIRANAIAPGSVKTQAWKARVEQNPEIFERLKRWYPLGDVCVPEDIAGVAAFLLGPDARMITGVVLPVDGGLSVGSATMAREFCGADF
- a CDS encoding MurR/RpiR family transcriptional regulator produces the protein MNRPTNLIETIEQLAPSLKKAERRVADLVLQDIEATTRTSIKAFAAQANVSEPTVMRFARRLGCDGFSDFKMRLAQDFAVGRMYIEAERKVQSGDAGTTAQRVYQSGMEALSTAFASLQEHALSEAATVVAHASRIVCLGVGGSSALMAQEMENRLFRFGLPATASADPYKQQMLAAIAEKDDAFLIFSVTGKPSSLVEAAGTAASRGAAVIAVTLPESPLARKATLLLPLAIPGDEVHFNFPNRTRYGQLLVIDCLSALVGAMTRPESARRLHRIRRTLLALHGPTEAQPIGD
- a CDS encoding extracellular solute-binding protein, with amino-acid sequence MLKAGLTAGVLLASLSVTAMAQDKSVVVYTAHKASIVDALVPKFEKETGIKVDVVKAGSGDIIKRVKAESSAPKADVIWSIGGEQLEDNKDLLQTYTPKEDAAILQTYKVSPEWIPYTGILLVMAVNNKELKPNEYPKTWAELGDPKWKGKISSARADSSGSSFQQLATVLIAYGDKGWDVYNKILANMNLSDSSGAVPRYVNDGEAQVGLTLEDNALDYVKGGGNVAIVYPADGSSTVADGVALVKGAPHAENGKVFIDWLLSKPVQEQLVSEIGRRSVRKDVTGAGLKPISEIKLVDYDIKKVAQHRNEWIAKWKAALQNR